The Mauremys mutica isolate MM-2020 ecotype Southern chromosome 1, ASM2049712v1, whole genome shotgun sequence genome has a segment encoding these proteins:
- the PVALB gene encoding parvalbumin alpha — protein sequence MAMTDLLSAEEIKAAVGAFSAAESFSHKKFFEMVGLKKKSQEDIKKIFHILDKDGSGFIEEDELKFILKGFTPNGRDLSDKETKTLLAAGDKDGDGKIGIDEFITLVAEA from the exons ATGGCGATGACGGACCTGCTCAGCGCGGAGGAGATCAAGGCGGCTGTGGGAGCCTTTTCGG CTGCTGAATCCTTCAGCCACAAGAAGTTCTTTGAAATGGTGGGACTGAAAAAGAAGAGCCAGGAAGATATAAAGAAGATTTTCCACATTCTTGATAAAGATGGAAGTGGCTTCATTGAGGAGGACGAGTTGAA ATTTATATTGAAGGGTTTCACCCCCAATGGCAGAGACCTATCTGATAAAGAAACCAAGACACTCCTGGCTGCTGGAGATAAGGATGGAGATGGCAAAATCGGCATTGATG